TCGGGGCGCGAGGCGGTGTCCTTGCTGACCAGCCGCAGCGGCCGGCCCAGTACGCCGCCGTGGGCGTTGATTTCGTCGATGGCCAAAAGAGCGCCGCGCATCTGCGCGAGACCTTCTTCCTTGTACGATCCGGTGCGCGGGTAGTTGAGGCCGAGAGTGATCGGCTCGGCGGCCTGCGCCAGGCAGCTGAAGGCAGCCACCAGCGAGAGTGCGGCAGTCAGAAATCGCATGTTCGTTCCCTGTTCTTGTTTTTGGCGGGTGAAGCGAGTGAACGACTGTGCACAGAGCCGGCGGTGCCGCCCATTGGCTTTTGGTCGTACACCGATGGCGTCAGGCACCTGCGCGGGCGCGTCAGTCCGTCGATTGACAGGCCCGGCACGCTTACCTAACGTGGCGCGCTTGCGAGACTGTGGGGATCCCATGAACGACGATCGGATAAAACTGGAAGCGAGCTGGAAGGAAGCCCTGCGCGAGGAGTTCGACAAGCCCTACATGCAGCGACTGGGCGAGTTCCTGCGTACGGAAAAGGCTGCCGGTAAGGTGATCTATCCGCCCGGCCCGCTGATCTTCAACGCGCTCAACACCACCCCGCTGGAAAAGGTGAAGGTGGTGATCATCGGCCAGGACCCGTACCACGGCCCCGGCCAGGCCCACGGCTTGTGCTTCTCGGTGCAGCCGGGCGTGCCGACGCCGCCATCGCTGCAGAACATCTATAAGGAGTTGCAGCGCGACCTCAACCTGCCGATCCCCAGCCACGGCTACCTGCAGTACTGGGCGGAACAGGGTGTGCTGCTGCTCAACACGTCGCTCACCGTCGAGCAGGCGCGCGCCGGCTCCCACGCGAATGCGGGCTGGCAGCCATTCACCGACAAGGTGATCGAGGTGGTCAGCCAGCGCTGCGAGAACCTGGTATTCCTGCTCTGGGGTTCCCATGCGCAGAGCAAGCAGAAGCTGATCGACGGGCAGAAGCACCTGGTGCTCAAGTCGGCGCATCCCTCGCCGCTGTCGGCGTATCGCGGCTTCCTCGGCAACGGCCATT
The Pseudomonas triclosanedens DNA segment above includes these coding regions:
- the ung gene encoding uracil-DNA glycosylase, with the translated sequence MNDDRIKLEASWKEALREEFDKPYMQRLGEFLRTEKAAGKVIYPPGPLIFNALNTTPLEKVKVVIIGQDPYHGPGQAHGLCFSVQPGVPTPPSLQNIYKELQRDLNLPIPSHGYLQYWAEQGVLLLNTSLTVEQARAGSHANAGWQPFTDKVIEVVSQRCENLVFLLWGSHAQSKQKLIDGQKHLVLKSAHPSPLSAYRGFLGNGHFSRTNKFLEQHGLAPIDWALPPL